From Anopheles funestus chromosome 3RL, idAnoFuneDA-416_04, whole genome shotgun sequence, a single genomic window includes:
- the LOC125771289 gene encoding protein fem-1 homolog B has translation MTKESEDLEREKESLRERTMLRVYYAAKEGFCTQLLALLGEIKDAEERRAIVNQEFFEDEHQIFTPLIVATLNGHLEVVHILLELADPDMEKEGCVKVHGELTDGATALWVAAAVGRLNIVKMLLQHGAQVDHCTKKGSTPLRAACYEGRLDAVQYLVDHNANVCTVNMFNNTCVMIAAYKNYTDVLIYLLEKGAQVNEQAQCGASALYYAAECGHVEVCEILLDHGALLMRNAFGLTPALAAAERTREAVVELFLQRPGLLTKEERIEVMELVGASYANDKDNYNLMKAFHYLHAAMELRYEDPENIIRKPTFEPIAAYEHWLECQTLQDLLAIRYNHNSLHMESLTIRERILGNHCPEVAQAIIYRGAICADNGRFDRCESLWLHALRLRQQNGLQVQRDLLRFMKLFSQEFLINETLRFDSVIAVLGATIDELRYNQQKMANPGPRDDVETIADNYEMNIVTVLYLITIITKLLQREQFVRTEEQVLQVYQMVYQLNMMMVRLRDDQTLLHLAVNGVTPVDEFVTEEVCRFPCVETVKLLLKCGAPVDVVDGDRNTPLHTLTSTLQTTVLRMADSNVKSVVKEITEIFIEAGIHLDAVNADGLKASQVCVQSCVAAFIKSYETRAINLRCLAARAIALHRIPYRKLIPRHLEAFVQLHCTRKS, from the exons ATGACCAAAGAATCGGAAGATTTGGAGCGGGAGAAAGAATCCCTACGCGAACGTACCATGCTAAGGGTTTACTACGCCGCGAAGGAGGGCTTCTGCACGCAACTGTTGGCTTTGCTGGGCGAGATAAAGGATGCTGAAGAACGTCGTGCAATTGTAAATCAG GAATTCTTTGAAGATGAGCATCAAATCTTTACACCACTGATCGTAGCAACGCTTAACGGTCACCTGGAGGTGGTGCACATTCTTCTGGAGCTGGCCGACCCGGATATGGAAAAGGAGGGCTGTGTAAAGGTACACGGTGAGCTAACGGACGGTGCCACTGCGCTCTGGGTAGCGGCTGCTGTTGGCCGGCTTAACATCGTCAAGATGTTGCTCCAGCACGGTGCGCAGGTAGATCACTGTACGAAGAAGGGTTCGACACCTTTGCGGGCTGCCTGTTACGAAGGCCGACTGGATGCGGTGCAATATTTGGTCGATCACAATGCGAACGTTTGTACGGTGAACATGTTTAACAATACCTGTGTCATGATCGCTGCCTATAAGAACTACACCGATGTGTTGATTTACTTGCTGGAGAAGGGTGCGCAGGTGAACGAACAGGCACAGTGTGGTGCATCGGCACTATACTATGCGGCTGAATGTGGCCACGTGGAGGTGTGTGAGATATTGCTGGATCATGGCGCACTGTTGATGAGGAATGCGTTCGGACTCACGCCGGCCCTTGCGGCTGCTGAGAGGACACGGGAGGCCGTGGTGGAGCTGTTTCTTCAGCGACCCGGTCTACTCACCAAGGAGGAACGCATCGAGGTGATGGAATTGGTCGGAGCATCGTACGCGAACGACAAGGATAATTATAACTTGATGAAGGCCTTTCACTATCTTCATGCGGCAATGGAAttaag ATACGAAGATCCGGAAAACATTATTAGAAAACCAACCTTTGAACCAATCGCAGCATATGAGCACTGGCTCGAGTGTCAGACGCTGCAGGACCTGCTCGCGATCCGTTACAATCACAACTCGTTGCACATGGAGTCACTCACCATTCGGGAGCGCATTCTCGGCAATCATTGCCCGGAGGTAGCACAAGCGATCATCTACCGCGGTGCAATCTGTGCCGACAATGGACGGTTCGATCGGTGCGAAAGCCTTTGGCTGCATGCGCTGCGCCTTCGGCAGCAGAACGGTCTACAGGTGCAGCGTGATCTGCTTCGGTTCATGAAACTTTTCTCGCAAGAATTTTTGATCAACGAAACGTTACGGTTCGATAGTGTGATCGCTGTACTGGGTGCTACGATCGATGAGCTGCGGTACAATCAGCAGAAGATGGCAAATCCTGGCCCGCGGGACGATGTGGAAACCATTGCGGATAATTACGAGATGAACATTGTGACGGTACTGTACCTGATCACGATCATTACCAAGCTGCTGCAGAGAGAGCAGTTCGTGCGGACGGAAGAGCAGGTGTTGCAGGTGTATCAGATGGTGTACCAGCTGAACATGATGATGGTGCGACTGCGTGACGACCAAACGTTGCTACATCTGGCTGTGAACGGTGTAACACCGGTAGATGAATTCGTTACTGAGGAAGTTTGCAG ATTTCCCTGTGTTGAAACGGTTAAGCTACTTCTCAAATGTGGTGCACCTGTAGATGTGGTCGACGGTGATCGAAACACGCCTTTACACACGCTTACTTCTACC CTACAAACGACTGTGCTACGAATGGCGGACAGTAACGTGAAATCGGTGGTAAAGGAAATAACGGAAATTTTCATTGAAGCCGGTATTCATCTGGATGCGGTTAATGCCGACGGTTTGAAAGCTTCACAAGTGTGTGTTCAAA GTTGTGTAGCAGCGTTTATCAAAAGCTACGAAACACGTGCCATTAATCTGCGCTGCCTTGCCGCTCGAGCGATCGCTCTGCATCGTATCCCGTACCGGAAGCTAATACCACGTCACCTAGAAGCGTTTGTGCAGCTGCACTGCACGCGTAAGAGCTAG
- the LOC125771319 gene encoding arf-GAP with dual PH domain-containing protein 1-like has translation MADQNEKILHRLLQQDGNSICADCDSKNLEWASYNIGIFLCTRCCAVHRSMGAHISKVKHLKLDKWEDSQIQRMIEVGNKAARLKYENRVPACYRRPKENDPQVLIEQWIRAKYERLEFCMIERPSYTSGRMEGFLMKRGKEDSRYQPRKFVLSGLQDTLRYYVKEKREPKAVLRISELNVVYAPSKIGNPNSLQLTFMKEGTTRHIYVYHDDPEVINNWYMAIRCAKLHRLQIAFPSASESDLVDLLTHDFTREGWLLKTGPRATDSYKRRWFTLDDRKLMYHDDQLDAHPKGEIFLGNQLDGYSVRIGAPPGAKDQGFSFTLFTPERVYNMSSHSEQDRDEWITAIQTVLERPLSPQDNSISARLIRKRGGTNPKSIFTGR, from the exons ATGGCTGACCAGAACGAGAAAATTCTTCACCGTCTGCTGCAGCAGGACGGGAACAGCATCTGTGCGGATTGTGATTCGAAAA ATCTAGAATGGGCCTCGTACAACATCGGAATCTTCCTGTGCACCCGGTGCTGTGCGGTCCATCGCAGCATGGGCGCACACATATCGAAAGTGAAGCATCTCAAGCTGGACAAGTGGGAGGACAGCCAAATCCAGCGCATGATCGAGGTCGGCAACAAGGCGGCGAGACTGAAATACGAGAATCGAGTACCTGCATGCTACCGAAGACCGAAAGAAAATGATCCACA AGTGCTGATCGAACAGTGGATAAGGGCCAAATATGAACGGTTGGAATTTTGCATGATCGAACGGCCGAGCTACACATCCGGCCGGATGGAAGGATTCCTAATGAAGCGCGGCAAAGAGGATAGCCGCTACCAGCCGCGCAAATTCGTACTGTCCGGGCTGCAGGACACGTTACGTTACTACGTGAAGGAAAAGCGCGAACCAAAGGCCGTTCTGCGAATATCGGAACTGAACGTGGTATACGCACCGTCCAAAATTGGCAACCCAAACTCGCTGCAGCTAACGTTCATGAAAGAGGGCACCACGCGTCACATTTACGTTTATCACGACGATCCGGAAGTCATCAACAATTGGTACATGGCGATACGATGCGCCAAGCTACACCGTCTCCAGATCGCATTCCCGAGCGCATCCGAAAGCGATCTCGTCGACCTGCTGACGCACGATTTTACGCGGGAAGGTTGGCTGCTGAAAACGGGCCCACGAGCAACCGATAGTTACAAACGGCGCTGGTTTACGCTTGACGACCGGAAGCTAATGTACCACGACGATCAGCTCGATGCACACCCGAAAGGGGAAATCTTTCTCGGCAACCAGCTCGACGGTTATAGCGTCCGAATCGGGGCGCCACCCGGTGCCAAAGATCAAGGTTTCAGCTTTACGCTGTTCACACCGGAACGGGTGTACAATATGTCGTCCCACAGTGAGCAAGATCGGGACGAATGGATTACCGCGATACAGACCGTGCTGGAACGACCGCTCAGTCCGCAGGACAACTCAA TATCTGCTCGACTAATACGCAAGCGTGGTGGCACCAACCCAAAGAGTATCTTTACGGGTAGGTAA
- the LOC125771300 gene encoding Golgi reassembly-stacking protein 2, with the protein MGLSHSIAVPGGGTEGYHVLRVQDNSPGKTAGLEAFFDFILAIGNTRLDQDNDTLKELLKGNIDKEIQMTVYSSKTQNIRLVDITPSSTWGGQGLLGVSIRFCSFEGANENVWHILEVHPSSPAEEAGLIPFTDYIIGADSILHESEDLFTLIESHEGRPLKMYVYNTDLDRCREVTITPNSKWGGEGSLGCGIGYGYLHRIPIRLLPSDGKDPLSAAAQSVPVVPVGATAMFPTASTTGAMAGSTVDTTNANRSMPFIPMVPPLANTFAPQANNAVHDLLTVSQPSNTLTGTATTTPAVGDLSSQFAALSTAAGPTDQVNNNVETQTTPTQPIYNNNAGQPGEVASPPIHVGPAIYTPPAGLVDVQAVIPATNGDTVPSQQQGPPPANLSYPPSSISSLPTAANPYSKASAVPPPSTLASDFYQMYGTTVVPASNSTIVSTPNSYAMSSTIDFLQSQQPQPMQPQQPWGTQPPIQMYSTYPQVQPIPDPSPAHQSAVAGGSVPAASSLFQSSAVTTPISLPGMPPITVSATIQPEALRGLQFTNAPVASGQQQPPLMTMPPTLQ; encoded by the exons ATGGGACTTTCGCACAGTATTGCCGTTCCTGGTGGAGGAACCGAAGGATACCATGTTTTACGG GTGCAAGACAACTCGCCAGGCAAAACGGCCGGACTGGAGGCATTTTTTGACTTTATTCTTGCCATCGGCAACACACGCCTGGACCAAGATAACGATACGCTCAAGGAGCTACTGAAGGGAAACATCGACAAAGAGATCCAGATGACAGTGTACAGcagcaaaacgcaaaacattCGCTTGGTGGACATTACGCCGAGCAGTACCTGGGGTGGACAGGGTCTGCTCGGGGTCAGCATACggttttgctcgttcgagGGCGCCAACGAAAATGTGTGGCACATTCTAGAGGTGCATCCATCGTCACCGGCAGAGGAAGCCGGGCTCATACCGTTCACGGACTACATCATTGGTGCCGATTCGATACTGCACGAAAGCGAAGACCTGTTTACGCTCATCGAATCCCATGAGGGTCGGCCACTGAAAATGTACGTGTACAATACGGATCTCGACCGGTGCCGTGAGGTGACGATAACACCGAACTCGAAATGGGGTGGTGAAGGAAGTCTCGGATGTGGTATTGGGTACGGTTATTTGCATAGGATACCGATTCGGCTGTTACCGAGCGATGGAAAGGATCCCCTGAGTGCTGCGGCACAATCGGTCCCGGTTGTGCCGGTCGGTGCTACTGCCATGTTCCCGACAGCTTCGACGACTGGTGCAATGGCAGGATCTACCGTAGACACGACCAATGCCAACCGTTCCATGCCATTCATTCCGATGGTGCCCCCTTTGGCGAACACTTTCGCACCACAGGCTAATAATGCCGTCCATGATCTGCTTACGGTGTCACAGCCAAGCAACACATTGACAGGCACAGCAACGACGACACCGGCAGTGGGTGATTTGAGCAGTCAGTTTGCGGCCTTGTCCACGGCGGCCGGCCCAACAGATCAAGTGAATAATAACGTTGAAACACAAACGACACCAACGCAACCGATTTATAATAACAACGCAGGCCAACCGGGAGAGGTAGCATCGCCACCGATTCACGTCGGTCCGGCCATTTATACACCACCCGCAGGATTGGTAGATGTGCAAG cTGTAATCCCTGCTACAAATGGAGACACTGTACCTTCTCAACAACAGGGACCGCCGCCGGCTAATCTTTCCTATCCGCCATCTTCCATTTCCTCGTTACCGACCGCAGCGAATCCCTACTCCAAGGCTAGTGCtgtgccaccaccatcgacACTGGCCAGCGATTTCTATCAAATGTACGGAACGACGGTTGTGCCGGCTAGCAACAGCACCATTGTATCGACCCCCAACAGCTACGCCATGTCCTCCACGATTGACTTTCTGCAGAGCCAACAACCACAACCGATGCAACCACAGCAACCCTGGGGCACACAGCCCCCAATTCAGATGTACTCCACGTATCCTCAGGTGCAACCGATTCCGGACCCGTCGCCCGCCCACCAATCGGCGGTTGCTGGTGGTTCGGTTCCGGCCGCATCTTCACTATTCCAAAGCAGCGCCGTTACGACACCCATCTCCCTGCCCGGCATGCCGCCGATAACGGTTAGTGCTACGATCCAGCCGGAAGCGCTCCGTGGTCTGCAGTTTACCAATGCACCCGTTGCGAGCGGCCAACAGCAACCACCGCTAATGACGATGCCCCCCACGTTGCAATGA
- the LOC125771369 gene encoding NADH dehydrogenase [ubiquinone] 1 beta subcomplex subunit 11, mitochondrial has product MSSLVRISNASLVRNLMNHSLRSVRLISSSPKNRDAATLDIPKKAAAPSSAAAASSVGSGRNWVSYGFDRHDEAHDRSVTNASFFFTVTLCLVLGTAYWAYVPDPQLQDWSQREAYLELRRREAAGLEPISKDFIDPAQIVLPSDEELGNTEIVI; this is encoded by the coding sequence ATGTCCAGCCTGGTGCGAATCAGCAATGCATCGTTGGTGCGTAACCTGATGAACCATTCGCTTCGCAGTGTTCGGTTGATTTCCTCATCGCCGAAGAACCGCGACGCTGCAACACTCGACATCCCGAAGAAAGCGGCAGCTCCTAGCAGTGCGGCTGCGGCCTCATCGGTCGGTTCCGGTCGAAACTGGGTGAGCTATGGTTTTGATCGGCATGATGAAGCCCACGATCGTAGCGTCACGAATGCATCGTTCTTCTTCACCGTCACACTGTGCCTTGTGCTGGGCACTGCCTACTGGGCCTACGTACCGGATCCACAGCTGCAGGACTGGTCGCAGCGTGAAGCGTACCTAGAGCTGCGTCGTCGGGAAGCGGCTGGTCTGGAACCGATCAGTAAGGACTTCATCGATCCCGCCCAAATTGTGCTGCCATCGGACGAAGAGTTGGGCAACACCGAAATCGTCATCTAA